Proteins encoded within one genomic window of Couchioplanes caeruleus:
- the xylB gene encoding xylulokinase, whose amino-acid sequence MTLVAGIDSSTQSCKVVIRDAETGELVRQGRAGHPDGTEVHPDAWWSALRRAVEDAGGLDDVAAASVAGQQHGMVVLDEDGEVVRPALLWNDTRSAGAAAELIEDLGGGDAGRRAWVDAVGIVPVASFTLTKLRWLARHEPEAAKRVAAVCLPHDWLTWKLSGASGLDALRTDRSDASGTLYWSPATNAYRPDLLELGFGRRIHTPEVLGPTGVAGRLPTGAPLGPGAGDNAAAGLGTGALPGDVVISIGTSGTVFVSSDVAPDDPSGTVAGFADATGRFLPIVVTLNAARVLDAAGRLLGVDHAELSRLALTAPAGADGLVLIPYLEGERTPDRPDATGAIHGLTLRTSDPAHLARAAVEGMLCALADGLDALVAQGAAAHRAVLVGGGARSVAVRRIAPALFGLPVLVPPPGEYVADGAARQAAWVVAGGDAPPRWSAGSPEVYEADSVPLIREQYAAARDSVVDRADR is encoded by the coding sequence ATGACTCTCGTCGCCGGGATCGACAGCTCCACGCAGTCCTGCAAGGTGGTCATCCGCGATGCCGAGACGGGCGAGCTGGTCCGGCAGGGGCGCGCCGGTCATCCCGACGGCACCGAGGTGCACCCCGACGCATGGTGGTCCGCCCTGCGGAGGGCCGTCGAGGATGCCGGCGGCCTGGACGACGTCGCCGCCGCCTCGGTGGCCGGTCAGCAGCACGGCATGGTCGTCCTCGATGAGGACGGGGAGGTGGTCCGCCCGGCGCTTTTGTGGAACGACACCCGCAGTGCCGGCGCCGCCGCCGAGCTGATCGAGGACCTGGGCGGTGGGGACGCCGGCCGGCGCGCCTGGGTCGACGCGGTGGGCATTGTCCCGGTCGCCAGCTTCACCCTCACCAAGCTGCGTTGGCTGGCCCGCCACGAGCCGGAGGCCGCGAAGCGGGTGGCCGCGGTGTGCCTGCCGCACGACTGGCTGACCTGGAAGCTGTCCGGGGCCTCCGGCCTGGACGCCCTGCGCACCGACCGCAGCGACGCCAGCGGCACCCTCTACTGGTCCCCCGCGACCAACGCTTACCGCCCCGATCTGCTGGAGCTCGGTTTCGGACGGCGCATCCACACGCCCGAGGTTCTCGGGCCGACCGGCGTCGCCGGACGCCTGCCCACCGGTGCTCCGCTGGGGCCGGGAGCCGGTGACAACGCCGCGGCGGGGCTCGGCACCGGCGCGCTGCCCGGCGACGTCGTGATCTCCATCGGCACCTCCGGCACGGTGTTCGTCTCCTCCGACGTCGCTCCGGACGACCCGAGCGGGACGGTGGCCGGGTTCGCCGACGCCACCGGCCGGTTCCTGCCGATCGTGGTCACCCTCAACGCGGCCCGGGTGCTCGACGCGGCGGGCCGGCTGCTCGGCGTCGACCACGCGGAGCTGTCGCGGCTCGCGCTGACGGCGCCCGCCGGGGCGGACGGGCTGGTGCTGATCCCGTACCTGGAGGGCGAGCGCACCCCGGACCGGCCCGACGCCACCGGGGCGATCCACGGCCTCACCCTGCGCACCTCCGACCCCGCCCATCTCGCCCGGGCGGCCGTCGAGGGCATGCTGTGCGCGCTCGCGGACGGGCTGGACGCCCTGGTCGCGCAGGGTGCCGCCGCCCACCGGGCGGTGCTGGTCGGCGGCGGCGCGCGCAGCGTCGCCGTCCGCCGGATCGCCCCGGCGCTCTTCGGGCTGCCGGTGCTGGTCCCGCCGCCGGGCGAGTACGTCGCGGACGGCGCCGCCCGCCAGGCCGCCTGGGTCGTCGCGGGCGGCGACGCGCCGCCGAGGTGGTCGGCCGGAAGCCCCGAGGTGTACGAGGCCGACAGCGTTCCGTTGATCCGGGAGCAGTACGCGGCGGCCCGGGACAGCGTCGTTGACCGAGCCGACCGTTAA
- the xylA gene encoding xylose isomerase: protein MPLRPTRDDKFSFGLWTIGWQARDPFGDATRGPLDPVEAVHRLAELGAYGITFHDDDLVPFGSDAHSRDGIVAGFRKALDQTGMVVPMVTTNLFTHPVFKDGGFTSNDRGVRRYALRKVLRNMDLAAELGAKTLVLWGGREGAEYDVAKDVHAALDRYREALDLLAQYSVDQGYGLRFALEPKPNEPRGDILLPTAGHALAFLRELERPELFGINPEVGHEQMANLNFAHGVAQALWHGKLFHIDLNGQHGPKFDQDLVFGHGDLLNAFALVDLLEHGAPGGGPRYDGPRHFDYKPSRTEDHTGVWESAAANMRMYLLLKERAQAFRADPRVQAALVESGVLELARPTLDEGETYRELLADESEFDVEAAGARGYGFVKLHQLAIDHLLRA, encoded by the coding sequence GTGCCGCTCCGACCCACCCGCGATGACAAGTTCTCCTTCGGCCTGTGGACCATCGGGTGGCAGGCCCGGGACCCGTTCGGCGACGCGACCCGGGGGCCGCTCGACCCGGTGGAGGCCGTGCACCGGCTCGCCGAGCTGGGTGCGTACGGGATCACCTTCCACGACGACGACCTCGTGCCGTTCGGGTCCGACGCGCACTCCCGCGACGGGATCGTCGCCGGCTTCCGCAAGGCGCTCGACCAGACCGGCATGGTCGTGCCGATGGTGACCACCAACCTCTTCACCCATCCGGTGTTCAAGGACGGCGGCTTCACCAGCAACGACCGGGGCGTCCGCCGCTATGCGCTGCGCAAGGTCCTGCGCAACATGGACCTCGCCGCGGAGCTGGGTGCGAAGACCCTGGTGCTCTGGGGCGGCCGGGAAGGCGCCGAGTACGACGTCGCCAAGGACGTCCACGCCGCCCTCGACCGCTACCGTGAGGCCCTCGACCTGCTCGCGCAGTATTCGGTGGACCAGGGCTACGGCCTGCGTTTCGCCCTCGAGCCGAAGCCGAATGAGCCGCGTGGCGACATCCTGCTGCCCACCGCCGGGCATGCCCTCGCGTTCCTGCGCGAGCTGGAGCGCCCCGAGCTGTTCGGGATCAACCCCGAGGTCGGCCACGAGCAGATGGCGAACCTGAATTTCGCCCACGGCGTCGCCCAGGCGCTGTGGCACGGCAAGCTGTTCCACATCGACCTGAACGGCCAGCACGGCCCCAAGTTCGACCAGGACCTGGTTTTCGGCCATGGCGACCTGCTCAACGCCTTCGCGCTGGTCGACCTGCTGGAGCACGGCGCGCCCGGCGGCGGTCCTCGGTACGACGGACCCCGCCACTTCGACTACAAGCCGTCGCGCACCGAGGACCACACCGGGGTGTGGGAGTCGGCCGCGGCCAACATGCGGATGTATCTGCTGCTCAAGGAGCGGGCCCAGGCATTCCGGGCGGATCCGCGGGTGCAGGCCGCACTCGTCGAGTCCGGGGTGCTCGAGCTGGCACGGCCGACCTTGGACGAGGGCGAGACCTACCGGGAGCTGCTCGCCGACGAGAGCGAGTTCGACGTCGAGGCAGCCGGAGCCCGGGGCTACGGCTTCGTGAAGCTCCACCAGCTCGCCATCGACCACCTGCTCCGGGCGTGA
- a CDS encoding MarR family winged helix-turn-helix transcriptional regulator, with product MAEHHGPDGPLHAAAVDDAAPALLAAWDAARERATPRLSWPQLNALLVVERQEGINLRGLAGELKMILSSASRLCDRLVASGMVERVPGRVDRREIALYLTPSSRQLLDDLRRTRREILAEVLRRMSPSGRASLIRGLTEFSAAAATAERDPQARTA from the coding sequence ATGGCCGAACACCATGGGCCGGATGGGCCACTCCACGCTGCGGCGGTCGACGACGCCGCACCCGCCTTGCTGGCCGCCTGGGATGCCGCCCGCGAGCGGGCCACCCCGCGGCTGTCCTGGCCCCAACTCAACGCCCTGCTGGTGGTGGAGCGCCAGGAGGGCATCAACCTGCGTGGCCTGGCCGGCGAGCTCAAGATGATCCTCTCCTCGGCGAGCCGGCTGTGCGACCGCCTCGTCGCGTCGGGCATGGTGGAACGCGTTCCCGGCCGCGTCGACCGGCGGGAGATTGCGCTCTATCTGACGCCGTCGTCGCGGCAGCTCCTGGACGATCTCCGCCGGACCCGCCGCGAGATCCTCGCCGAGGTGCTGCGCCGGATGAGCCCCTCGGGCCGCGCGTCGCTGATCCGCGGCCTCACCGAGTTCAGCGCCGCCGCGGCCACCGCCGAAAGGGATCCGCAAGCGCGTACGGCGTGA
- a CDS encoding PP2C family protein-serine/threonine phosphatase codes for MSERLTAVRRALADAPADRVVECLAEVVAKEYAAGDLDLLLVDYRLAALLPLFAGPPVTRPGDPAWRSFDHQAEVTAGQVAYLPVTTRGERLGVLRRSPAPSSEVERAELAEIATLLAHELQAAGAGTDRYTVAARTRRLTLAAEMQWELLPGRCRVGREFSLAGQLEPAYAVRGDGFDWSEYEGRVFLTVLNGMGEGVSAALLTSLAVHALRNARRAGLCLADQAALADQAIFAQHRGEAHVEALLLELDPLSGELTMVDTGSPRLMVLRAGEVLDHPLGAQFPLGMFETSDYVTRTLRLSPGDRLIVVSDGISDAAGHTGRYGDAALHRFVRRTAALAPLQAVRSLLGDLRAFVSGDLEDDAVAVCLDWTGPRH; via the coding sequence GTGTCAGAGCGGCTGACGGCCGTACGACGCGCCTTGGCGGACGCTCCCGCCGACCGCGTGGTGGAGTGCCTGGCCGAGGTCGTGGCCAAGGAGTACGCCGCCGGCGACCTCGACCTGCTCCTGGTCGACTATCGGCTGGCTGCCCTGCTGCCGCTGTTCGCCGGCCCGCCCGTCACGCGTCCCGGCGACCCCGCATGGCGCTCGTTCGACCATCAGGCCGAGGTCACGGCAGGGCAGGTCGCCTATCTGCCGGTGACCACGCGGGGCGAACGGCTCGGGGTGCTGCGCCGCTCCCCCGCGCCGTCCTCGGAGGTGGAGCGCGCCGAGTTGGCCGAGATCGCGACCCTGCTCGCGCACGAGCTGCAGGCGGCCGGGGCGGGCACCGACCGCTATACCGTGGCCGCGCGCACGCGCCGGCTGACCCTGGCGGCGGAGATGCAGTGGGAGTTGCTGCCCGGACGGTGCCGCGTCGGGCGCGAGTTCAGCCTGGCGGGCCAGCTCGAGCCGGCGTACGCCGTACGCGGCGACGGTTTCGACTGGTCCGAGTACGAGGGCAGGGTCTTCCTGACGGTGCTGAACGGCATGGGCGAGGGCGTGAGCGCCGCGCTCCTGACCTCGCTGGCCGTGCACGCCCTGCGTAACGCCCGCCGGGCCGGGCTCTGCCTGGCGGATCAGGCCGCCCTCGCCGACCAGGCGATCTTCGCCCAGCACCGCGGCGAGGCGCACGTGGAGGCGCTCCTGCTGGAGCTGGACCCGCTCTCCGGCGAACTGACGATGGTCGACACCGGTTCGCCCCGGCTGATGGTGTTGCGTGCCGGAGAGGTCCTGGACCATCCGCTGGGGGCGCAGTTCCCGCTCGGCATGTTCGAGACGTCGGACTACGTCACCCGCACACTGCGGCTGTCCCCGGGCGATCGCCTCATCGTCGTCAGTGACGGGATATCGGACGCTGCCGGGCACACCGGGCGGTACGGCGACGCGGCGCTGCACCGTTTCGTGCGGCGGACCGCGGCGCTGGCACCGCTGCAGGCGGTGCGCTCGCTCCTGGGCGATCTGCGGGCCTTCGTGAGCGGGGACCTCGAGGACGACGCGGTCGCCGTCTGCCTCGACTGGACCGGCCCCCGGCACTGA
- a CDS encoding substrate-binding domain-containing protein, producing MAIVVVLAGTWLGYQKLADDGCSGQIKLNVAAATEIAPAVERAAQQWTTGGAQVNGTCVAVTVTGANSSTMASTIGQKHGATLTGLGAGGKDTVPDVWIADSTTWLLRLRSDASGFRPTDGKSVATSPVVVAMPVPVAQTVGWPDRKLGWNDLLKKMTTGNALRTGIVDPTRDAAGLAGLLALAAAAGTGGGVEAKAQQVGAMRALAAGSSSLREDLLQKFPRSADATDLATGISAAPLSEEDVVAYNADKPPVPLAALYLNPQPPSLDYPYLVMPGVDLTKAAAATGLREALEQPGFKNELAKVGLRAPDGTVGAGFAAPTGAPQATPGATAPSTGTEGSAASGIDASAINRVLGSWTAITLPGRVLAVFDVSGSMKTKVPTAGNLDRAAVTRAAAVQGLTLFDDKWEVGTWVFSTEMDGDKPYKEVVPITPLTSGRAKVQASVSEIVPKEGGNTGLYDTTLAAYKEMQENWVQGKVNSVLLFTDGKNENANGISRETLIAELKKIVKPEKPIRMVIIGIGTGVDADELEAITAATGGGVFVAPDPAKISEIFLEAISSRNGAR from the coding sequence ATGGCGATCGTTGTAGTCCTCGCCGGGACCTGGCTTGGCTACCAGAAGCTCGCCGACGACGGCTGCTCGGGTCAGATCAAGCTCAACGTCGCCGCCGCGACCGAGATAGCGCCCGCCGTGGAGCGGGCCGCGCAGCAGTGGACCACCGGAGGCGCCCAGGTCAACGGCACCTGCGTCGCCGTGACGGTCACCGGTGCCAATTCGAGCACCATGGCCTCGACGATCGGGCAGAAGCACGGCGCCACGCTCACCGGCCTCGGTGCCGGCGGCAAGGACACCGTGCCGGACGTCTGGATCGCCGACTCCACGACGTGGCTCCTGCGCCTGCGCTCGGACGCCTCCGGCTTCCGGCCGACCGACGGCAAGTCGGTCGCCACCAGCCCGGTGGTCGTCGCCATGCCGGTTCCCGTCGCGCAGACCGTCGGCTGGCCCGACCGCAAGCTCGGCTGGAACGACCTGCTCAAGAAGATGACGACCGGAAACGCGCTGCGGACCGGCATCGTCGACCCGACCCGGGACGCCGCCGGCCTGGCCGGTCTGCTCGCCCTGGCCGCCGCCGCCGGCACCGGCGGCGGTGTGGAAGCCAAGGCCCAGCAGGTCGGCGCGATGCGGGCCCTCGCGGCCGGCAGCTCGTCGCTGCGCGAGGACCTGCTCCAGAAGTTCCCCCGCTCGGCAGACGCGACCGACCTGGCCACCGGCATCAGCGCGGCGCCGCTGTCCGAGGAGGACGTCGTGGCGTACAACGCGGACAAGCCGCCGGTGCCGCTCGCCGCGCTCTACCTGAACCCGCAGCCGCCGTCGCTGGACTATCCCTACCTGGTCATGCCCGGGGTCGACCTCACCAAGGCGGCGGCCGCCACGGGCCTGCGCGAGGCGCTGGAGCAGCCGGGCTTCAAGAACGAGCTCGCCAAGGTCGGGCTCCGGGCGCCGGACGGCACCGTGGGCGCCGGCTTCGCCGCTCCCACCGGCGCGCCGCAGGCCACCCCGGGGGCCACGGCTCCGTCGACCGGCACCGAGGGCAGCGCCGCGTCGGGCATCGACGCCAGCGCGATCAACCGGGTGCTGGGCAGTTGGACCGCCATCACGCTGCCGGGCCGGGTGCTCGCCGTCTTCGACGTGTCGGGCTCGATGAAGACGAAGGTGCCCACGGCCGGCAACCTCGACCGGGCCGCCGTGACCCGAGCCGCCGCCGTCCAGGGTCTCACCCTCTTCGACGACAAGTGGGAAGTCGGCACCTGGGTCTTCTCCACCGAGATGGACGGCGACAAGCCCTACAAGGAGGTCGTGCCGATCACGCCGCTGACCTCCGGACGGGCGAAGGTGCAGGCGTCGGTCTCCGAGATCGTGCCCAAGGAGGGCGGCAACACCGGCCTGTACGACACGACGCTGGCCGCGTACAAGGAGATGCAGGAGAACTGGGTCCAGGGCAAGGTCAACTCGGTCCTGCTCTTCACCGACGGCAAGAACGAGAACGCGAACGGCATCTCGCGGGAGACGCTGATCGCCGAGCTCAAGAAGATCGTCAAACCCGAGAAGCCGATCCGCATGGTGATCATCGGCATCGGCACCGGGGTCGACGCCGACGAGCTCGAGGCGATCACGGCCGCGACCGGCGGCGGAGTCTTCGTCGCCCCCGACCCGGCGAAGATCTCGGAGATCTTCCTCGAGGCGATCTCGTCCCGCAACGGCGCCCGCTGA
- a CDS encoding lactonase family protein, with amino-acid sequence MGANDEFVFLGCYTGETGGEGEGIVLLRRDGVTGSLTRLGVAARTPSPSFLAQHPTLPVLYAVNELDSGTVSAFAVAGDGSLSPLAVQSTGGSAPCHLAVSSDGRHLLVANYASGDVAVHPLEADGVPGERSDLLNLDGKGPVADRQEGPHAHMVAPDPNGPDVLVCDLGSDRVWHTRLDPISGRLTLVGAAAVAEPGTGPRHLLRTRDGALLVVGELAADLTWFRPGASGALERAGACPASAASEKASAASEKASAAFEKASAEEGQVGAADEKAGGGRRNEPSELVAGRDGRFVYVANRGPDTVSVFAWEPDGGTLVAEVATGGKGPRHLALLADHLYVANERSHSVTGFRIDPDSGIPHPEGEPVSGGSPTCLLRWAPAPAA; translated from the coding sequence ATGGGTGCGAACGACGAATTCGTGTTCCTCGGCTGTTACACGGGCGAGACCGGAGGTGAGGGCGAGGGCATCGTCCTGTTGCGCCGCGACGGTGTGACCGGCTCCCTCACCCGGCTGGGCGTCGCCGCCCGGACCCCGTCGCCGTCCTTCCTGGCGCAACACCCCACGCTGCCGGTGCTGTATGCGGTCAACGAACTGGACTCCGGCACGGTCAGCGCCTTCGCCGTCGCCGGGGACGGCTCCCTCTCTCCACTGGCCGTGCAGTCAACCGGTGGTTCGGCTCCCTGCCATCTCGCAGTGTCCTCGGACGGCCGTCATCTGCTGGTCGCCAACTACGCCAGCGGGGATGTGGCCGTGCACCCGCTGGAGGCCGACGGCGTGCCGGGCGAGCGCTCCGACCTGCTGAACCTCGACGGCAAGGGCCCGGTCGCCGACCGGCAGGAAGGCCCGCACGCGCACATGGTCGCGCCCGATCCGAACGGTCCGGACGTCCTCGTCTGCGATCTCGGCTCGGACCGGGTGTGGCACACCCGGCTGGACCCGATCTCGGGCCGGCTCACGCTGGTCGGGGCGGCGGCCGTCGCGGAGCCCGGCACCGGTCCCCGCCATCTGCTGCGGACGAGGGACGGTGCGCTGCTGGTGGTCGGCGAGCTGGCCGCGGACCTGACCTGGTTCCGGCCCGGCGCCAGCGGCGCCCTGGAGCGCGCCGGCGCCTGCCCGGCGAGCGCCGCGTCCGAGAAGGCGAGCGCCGCGTCCGAGAAGGCGAGCGCCGCCTTTGAGAAGGCGAGCGCCGAGGAGGGGCAGGTGGGCGCCGCGGACGAGAAGGCGGGCGGCGGCCGGCGGAATGAGCCGTCCGAGCTGGTCGCCGGTCGCGACGGCCGCTTCGTGTATGTCGCCAACCGCGGCCCCGATACCGTCTCGGTCTTCGCGTGGGAGCCCGACGGCGGCACCCTCGTGGCCGAGGTGGCGACCGGCGGCAAGGGGCCGCGGCACCTCGCGCTGCTGGCCGATCACCTATATGTAGCAAATGAGCGTTCACATTCCGTGACGGGATTCCGGATCGATCCCGACTCCGGCATTCCGCATCCGGAGGGCGAGCCGGTTTCCGGGGGCAGTCCGACCTGTCTCCTGCGGTGGGCGCCGGCCCCGGCGGCGTAA
- a CDS encoding GTP-binding protein yields MDSVRSDRDGARSRIPVALKILIAGGFGAGKTTMVGSVSEIRPLQTEEVLTGAEGADDTSGVEAKRTTTVTMDFGRITITDDLQLYLFGTPGQDRFWFLWDELSQGALGAVVLADTRRLADCFPSIDYFEQRGTPFVVAVNCFDERRFGTDAVSRALDLDPDVPVVEFDAREPLAARNVLIELVEYVARRQLASAGSR; encoded by the coding sequence ATGGACTCCGTGCGCTCTGACCGTGACGGCGCGCGCTCGCGCATCCCGGTCGCGCTCAAGATCCTCATCGCCGGCGGCTTCGGTGCGGGCAAGACCACGATGGTCGGCTCGGTCAGCGAGATCCGGCCGCTGCAGACCGAGGAGGTGCTCACCGGTGCCGAGGGCGCCGACGACACCTCCGGCGTGGAGGCCAAGCGCACCACGACGGTGACGATGGACTTCGGTCGCATCACCATCACCGACGACCTGCAGCTCTACCTGTTCGGCACGCCGGGCCAGGACCGCTTCTGGTTCCTCTGGGACGAGCTGTCCCAGGGCGCGCTGGGCGCGGTGGTGCTGGCCGACACCCGCCGGCTCGCGGACTGCTTCCCGTCCATCGACTACTTCGAGCAGCGCGGCACGCCGTTCGTGGTGGCGGTGAACTGCTTCGACGAGCGCCGGTTCGGCACGGACGCGGTGAGCCGCGCCCTCGACCTCGACCCGGACGTGCCGGTGGTGGAGTTCGACGCCCGCGAACCGCTCGCCGCCCGCAACGTCCTCATCGAGCTGGTCGAGTACGTGGCCCGCCGCCAGCTAGCCTCGGCCGGCTCCCGCTGA
- a CDS encoding DUF742 domain-containing protein, producing MPADPRRAPHDWLDHDAGPVVRPYAMTQGRVAPAGDEFDLVAFVVATMPGAPPPPTLPPEHHAIVGAAWEPTSVVELASKLDLSLGVVRVLLGDLRSAGLISLYEPPAASQPHDVDVLKAVVNGLRAL from the coding sequence ATGCCCGCTGATCCGAGGCGCGCGCCGCACGACTGGCTGGACCACGACGCGGGGCCGGTCGTGCGGCCGTACGCGATGACCCAGGGCCGGGTGGCACCCGCCGGCGACGAATTCGACCTCGTCGCGTTCGTGGTGGCGACCATGCCCGGCGCGCCTCCACCACCGACGCTGCCGCCGGAGCATCATGCAATCGTCGGCGCGGCGTGGGAGCCCACGTCCGTCGTGGAGCTAGCCTCCAAACTGGACCTCTCCCTCGGGGTCGTCCGGGTCCTGCTGGGTGATCTACGCTCGGCGGGACTGATCTCGCTCTACGAGCCTCCCGCGGCCTCCCAGCCGCATGACGTCGACGTACTCAAGGCGGTTGTCAATGGACTCCGTGCGCTCTGA
- a CDS encoding roadblock/LC7 domain-containing protein — MAQTTNQSANLTWLLDELVERVPSARQAVVLSADGLMLGASAGMGREDAEHLSAMAAGFQSLAKGASRHFRAGPVRQTVVEMEDAFLFVTAAGQGACLAVVAGSDADLGLIAYEMAMLVIRVGQTMDAPERLPGSDAR, encoded by the coding sequence GTGGCACAGACGACGAACCAGAGCGCCAACCTCACCTGGCTCCTCGACGAACTCGTCGAGCGGGTGCCGTCGGCGCGGCAGGCGGTGGTCCTCTCCGCCGACGGGCTCATGCTGGGCGCGTCGGCCGGCATGGGCCGGGAGGACGCCGAGCACCTGTCGGCGATGGCCGCCGGGTTCCAGAGCCTCGCCAAGGGCGCGAGCCGGCACTTCCGCGCCGGCCCCGTACGCCAGACCGTGGTCGAGATGGAGGACGCCTTCCTCTTCGTCACGGCCGCCGGGCAGGGCGCCTGCCTCGCCGTCGTCGCGGGTAGCGACGCGGACCTCGGGCTGATCGCCTACGAGATGGCGATGCTGGTCATCCGGGTGGGCCAGACGATGGACGCGCCGGAGCGGCTGCCCGGGTCCGATGCCCGCTGA